The Herbiconiux sp. A18JL235 region TTCCGCTCACCGATGGCACCGCCGAGTTCAGCTTCACCGGGTTGGCCGAGGGCGTCGACGGAGGCCTCGTGCTGCCGCAGCCCGGTGCGCTGGTGGTCGGGGCGAAGTTCCTGCCCGCGGAGGGCAGCACGCTCGCGCCCTCCGTGAGCACCACCGAGATCGCCGTCGAGACGGCAGCCACCTCCGCATCGGTCGACTACACCCGCGGTTCCGACCTGGTGAGCGGGCGGGCCATCTCCGTCACCGCCACCGTCGAGCATCCGGTGACCGGCGACGGCTCGCTGCGGCCCGCACCCGTGTCGGGAGCCGTGGAGTTCTATTACGACGGCGCGCTGGTCTCCACCTCACCGGTGTTCGCCCTGCCGGGAGACCCTCGCGGGTACGCCCTCGCCGACGTCACCCTCGGCGGCGCCGGAGACCGGTCGCTCGTCGTGACCTACACCGGCGACGCCGTCTACAACGCCTCCTCGAGCCCCACGGTCGTGGTGCCCGTCGCCCCCGCGGCGGCGGCCGCCCCCGCGCCGGCTGCCCCGCGGCAGCCGCAGCAGCCGGCAGCGCCGGCGCCGGCGGCGACTCCGGTGGCCCCCGCTCAGAGCGGCGGTGCGCCCGGTGGTGACGGTAGCGCCCCGGAGACGATCTCGTCGACAAGCGTGAGCGAGGAGGCGACCGTCGGGCCGTCGTTCTGGCTGGTCTTCGTCGCCATCTTCGCGGGCCTCATGCTCCTCGCCTCGACCTCGGCCCTCGCCGTCGTGCAGTCGCGGGCCCGCCGCCGCGCCGCCCACTGAGAAGGCGCAAGCGTTTCGCCGATCCCCGTACCCCTCCAACGAGGTGCACACGGAAGGGGGACTCTCCTGAGCGGTGCGCATCAGCTACGGTCAGGGGTATGGGGGACTTCACACGCCGAGACCTGATGCGAGCCGGAGCCTGGTCGGTGCCTGTGGTGGTGCTCGCCGCCGCTGCGCCGACAGCTGCCGCTTCGACGGCTGAGACCACCGCGAACCTCCTCTACGTCGGCATCGCCAGCGGCGAGCACACCTACCGCGTCATCGTCGACGCGCCCGGCGAGGAACTCGTGGAATGGCCCTACGAGGCCGAGGTTCTCGAGCTCGACAGCGCCACCTACGACGTGTATGTGCGCGGAACCCTCGACGCGAACGGCATCGCCTTCTTCACCCTCACCCCCGAGGCCGCCTCATCGCACCTGGCCGTGCGCGCCGTCATCCTCAAGCCCTCCGGCGACGTCCTCATCGCGGGCCCCCTGTCGCTCCCGCCTGTCTGACCCTTGGGTGGCCTGAACCTCTCGGCTTCCCGGGCATCCACTGCTGAAACGACGAATCCGCACGAGCCGTCGTCCAGAAGGGTCTGGGGCTCGTGCGGACCGGGGCGGCCCAGCGGGGATCGGAGGCCCTCCGATCCCCGCTGAGTCAGCGGTAGTGGCTAGACGCCGTAGTAGAGCTCGTACTCGAAGGGGTGCGGGCGCTGGGCGATGGGCTTGATCTCGTTCTCGCGCTTGTATGAGATCCAGGTCTCGATCAGGTCGGGGGTGAACACGTTGCCCTTGGTGAGGAACTCGTGGTCGGCCTCGAGCGCGTCGAGGGCCTCGCCGAGCGACGCCGGCACCTGGGGGATGTTCTTGGCCTCCTCGGGCGGAAGCTCGTAGAGGTCCTTGTCGACGGGCTCGTGCGGCTCGATGCGGTTCTGGATTCCGTCGAGACCGGCCATGAGCTGCGCGGCGAAGGCGAGGTAGGGGTTCCCCGAAGCATCCGGAGCACGGAACTCGATGCGCTTGGCCTTCGGGTTGGTGCCGGTGATCGGGATGCGGATCGACGCCGAGCGGTTGCCGGCCGAGTAGACCAGGTTGACGGGGGCCTCGAAGCCCGGCACCAGACGGTGGTAGGAGTTCACCGTGGGGTTGGTGAAGGCCAGGACGGCGGGGGCGTGCTTCAGCAGACCGCCGATGTACCAGCGAGCAATGTCGGAGAGGCCGCCGTAGCCCGCCTCGTCGTAGAACAGTGGCGAGCCGTCGTTCCAGAGCGACTGGTGGGTGTGCATGCCCGAGCCGTTGTCGCCGAACAGCGGCTTCGGCATGAAGGTCGCGGTCTTGCCCCAGAGGTTCGCGGTGTTCTTGACGATGTACTTGAACTTCAGGATGTCGTCGGCCGCGTGCACCATGGTGTCGAAGCGGTAGTTGATCTCGCCCTGGCCTGCGGTGCCGACCTCGTGGTGCGCGCGCTCGAGGATGAGCCCGGCGTCGATGAGCTTCAGCGAGATGTCGTCGCGCAGGTCGGCGTGCTGGTCGACCGGCGAGACGGGGAAGTAGCCGCCCTTGTAGGGGGTCTTGTTGGCGAGGTTGCCGCCCTCTTCGACGCGGCCCGTGTTCCAGGCGGCCTCGGA contains the following coding sequences:
- a CDS encoding Ig-like domain repeat protein, translated to MTRQGRGRALLHVFVAASVGALALGGAAAPAAAFEKPAISARPAPAVVALSAPSSSESTPSPTSAPSPRESTSPTGTPTPSATPDDRVPAVVALEAPDTMGYGESTRVVARVTDGAGAVASGSVQFIAHDGVDQGAPVPLTDGTAEFSFTGLAEGVDGGLVLPQPGALVVGAKFLPAEGSTLAPSVSTTEIAVETAATSASVDYTRGSDLVSGRAISVTATVEHPVTGDGSLRPAPVSGAVEFYYDGALVSTSPVFALPGDPRGYALADVTLGGAGDRSLVVTYTGDAVYNASSSPTVVVPVAPAAAAAPAPAAPRQPQQPAAPAPAATPVAPAQSGGAPGGDGSAPETISSTSVSEEATVGPSFWLVFVAIFAGLMLLASTSALAVVQSRARRRAAH
- the glnA gene encoding type I glutamate--ammonia ligase, giving the protein MFSDSSEVLKFIKDTDVKFLDIRFTDLPGVQQHFNIPASTVDEEFFAVGQLFDGSSIRGFASIHESDMQLIPDVSTAYIDPFRAERTLILVFDIYNPRNGEIYSRDPRQVAKKAEKYLASTGIADTAFFAPEAEFYIFDDVRYEVKQNSSFYSVDSSEAAWNTGRVEEGGNLANKTPYKGGYFPVSPVDQHADLRDDISLKLIDAGLILERAHHEVGTAGQGEINYRFDTMVHAADDILKFKYIVKNTANLWGKTATFMPKPLFGDNGSGMHTHQSLWNDGSPLFYDEAGYGGLSDIARWYIGGLLKHAPAVLAFTNPTVNSYHRLVPGFEAPVNLVYSAGNRSASIRIPITGTNPKAKRIEFRAPDASGNPYLAFAAQLMAGLDGIQNRIEPHEPVDKDLYELPPEEAKNIPQVPASLGEALDALEADHEFLTKGNVFTPDLIETWISYKRENEIKPIAQRPHPFEYELYYGV